A stretch of the Filimonas lacunae genome encodes the following:
- a CDS encoding M28 family peptidase, with protein sequence MRKQTLAVAGILAFACTAATAQQPDWTPVFTQMNTEVLTHSKAYSTLQEATSTIGHRLTGSANGKKAEEYAFNLLTRYGFTNVRYQPFEVESWSRGTIAVTTGSNAAGQKPVKAVSLAHSPVKADVTAPLVDMGNGVEEDYTTAAGKVKGKIALVYLGVLPGSKEGTPHLHRSEKTAIATKHGAAGVIFINAVPNGVLLTGTASVTGKLIPIPAVCIGQEDGMALKQQLTTQQLTSHIQLTNFSGKIKARNVIATIPGKSLPNEKIVIGGHLDSWDLATGAIDNGIGSFSVLDIARTFQALHLQPARTVEFVLFMGEEEGLLGSKAYVNAAIKDKSIHQLRYMLNYDMTNDPKGYSTTDSASKELFQHIGAIAHTLDTSFTNSFRNEAGLHSDHQPFMLQGVPTAGGFGGKLPNNAGACYHADCDNFSLVDEKGLQNTVRFSAMLLYGIADAPVLVAKHFTDAETREFLLKNNLKQPLQIAGEWRWEK encoded by the coding sequence ATGAGAAAACAAACGTTAGCAGTAGCAGGTATACTGGCTTTTGCCTGTACCGCTGCTACTGCTCAGCAACCAGACTGGACGCCTGTGTTTACGCAGATGAACACAGAAGTACTTACCCATTCAAAAGCTTACAGCACACTACAGGAAGCCACTTCCACCATTGGCCACCGCCTTACCGGCAGCGCCAACGGCAAAAAGGCCGAAGAGTATGCTTTTAACCTGCTTACCCGCTATGGCTTCACCAACGTAAGGTATCAGCCTTTTGAAGTAGAAAGCTGGAGCCGTGGCACCATAGCCGTTACCACCGGCAGCAACGCAGCCGGTCAAAAGCCTGTAAAAGCCGTGTCACTGGCCCACTCACCCGTTAAAGCCGATGTTACCGCACCATTGGTAGATATGGGCAATGGGGTAGAAGAAGATTACACAACCGCAGCCGGAAAAGTAAAAGGTAAAATAGCCCTGGTGTACCTGGGCGTGTTACCCGGTTCTAAAGAAGGCACTCCACATTTACACCGTTCCGAAAAAACCGCTATCGCTACCAAACATGGTGCTGCCGGCGTTATTTTCATCAACGCTGTACCGAATGGTGTGCTGTTAACCGGCACCGCTTCTGTTACCGGCAAACTCATTCCCATCCCCGCCGTATGTATCGGGCAGGAAGATGGCATGGCCCTGAAACAACAGCTGACCACGCAGCAGTTGACCAGCCACATTCAACTCACCAACTTTTCGGGTAAGATCAAGGCCCGCAACGTCATTGCCACTATACCCGGCAAAAGCCTGCCTAACGAAAAAATAGTAATAGGCGGACACCTGGATAGTTGGGATCTTGCCACAGGTGCTATTGACAACGGAATAGGTTCTTTTTCGGTGCTGGACATCGCGCGCACCTTCCAGGCCCTGCACCTGCAGCCCGCACGTACGGTAGAGTTTGTGTTGTTTATGGGTGAAGAAGAAGGTTTACTGGGTTCTAAAGCCTATGTAAACGCAGCTATCAAAGACAAAAGCATTCACCAGTTGCGCTATATGCTGAACTACGACATGACCAACGATCCCAAAGGCTATAGCACTACCGACTCGGCCAGCAAAGAGCTGTTTCAGCATATAGGCGCTATTGCCCATACACTGGACACCAGCTTTACCAATAGCTTCCGCAACGAAGCCGGCCTGCATAGCGATCATCAGCCTTTTATGCTGCAGGGCGTACCTACTGCCGGCGGATTTGGCGGTAAACTGCCCAACAATGCAGGCGCCTGCTATCATGCCGATTGCGATAACTTTAGCCTGGTAGATGAAAAGGGATTGCAAAACACGGTACGCTTCAGCGCCATGCTACTGTATGGTATTGCCGATGCACCGGTGTTAGTGGCCAAACATTTCACCGATGCCGAAACACGCGAATTCCTTCTTAAAAATAACCTGAAGCAACCCCTGCAAATAGCAGGTGAGTGGAGATGGGAAAAGTAA
- a CDS encoding HAD family hydrolase, with the protein MSNPGTIEQKLDKLTRLTEGYDAFLYDCDGTLADNMQAHKDSYVKVAKSYGLDMDAAIIDELAGYPTVLVVKEINNRYGTNFDPVEFATTKSRVFFEEYIEKTLPIDFVVAHLKAHHGKVKIGVVSGGSRRTVSKTLTVLGIFDLIEVMVCAGETPNGKPFPDPFLKAAEELGIAPERCIVFEDGEPGVQAATAAGMQSIRVDKIV; encoded by the coding sequence ATGAGTAATCCCGGCACTATTGAACAGAAACTGGACAAGCTTACCCGTTTAACAGAAGGTTATGATGCGTTTTTGTACGACTGCGACGGCACCCTGGCCGATAACATGCAGGCACATAAAGACTCTTACGTAAAAGTGGCTAAAAGCTACGGACTGGACATGGACGCGGCTATTATTGACGAGCTGGCCGGCTATCCTACCGTGCTGGTAGTGAAAGAAATAAACAATCGTTACGGCACTAACTTCGACCCCGTAGAGTTTGCCACCACCAAGTCAAGAGTGTTTTTTGAAGAGTATATTGAAAAAACATTGCCTATAGACTTTGTAGTAGCCCACTTAAAAGCCCACCATGGTAAAGTAAAAATTGGTGTGGTTTCCGGCGGTAGCAGAAGAACGGTTTCTAAAACCTTAACCGTATTAGGTATATTCGATTTGATTGAGGTAATGGTATGCGCAGGCGAAACACCTAACGGCAAACCGTTTCCCGATCCGTTTTTAAAAGCGGCAGAAGAACTGGGCATTGCCCCTGAACGCTGCATTGTGTTTGAAGATGGTGAGCCTGGTGTACAAGCCGCTACCGCTGCAGGCATGCAGTCGATAAGGGTGGATAAGATCGTATAA
- a CDS encoding response regulator transcription factor yields the protein MKTKVLFVEDETDLGNVIKQYLEIMEFEVDWCENGLLALQKFKANPNGYHIMLIDVSMPGMNGFELADQLIALKSNIPFLFLTARNEKKDRLHGLKIGADDYITKPFDIDELVLRMKNIIRRNHIDIQPAVPAPDCVELHDVLFYKDLLKLTIQHHEIALTVREAELLDFLFKNQNRILKREEILQQLWGENDYFLGRSLDVFVSRLRKHLSRSKKIAINNVYGVGFVFSC from the coding sequence ATGAAAACCAAAGTATTATTTGTAGAAGATGAAACTGACCTGGGCAATGTGATTAAGCAATACCTGGAGATAATGGAATTTGAAGTAGACTGGTGCGAGAATGGTTTGCTGGCATTGCAAAAGTTTAAAGCCAACCCTAATGGCTATCATATTATGCTGATAGATGTAAGCATGCCCGGCATGAATGGCTTTGAACTGGCCGATCAGCTGATTGCCCTAAAAAGTAATATCCCTTTTTTATTCCTCACCGCACGCAACGAAAAGAAAGACCGTTTGCATGGTTTAAAAATCGGGGCCGACGACTACATAACCAAGCCCTTTGATATTGACGAACTGGTGCTGCGCATGAAAAACATCATCCGCCGCAATCATATAGATATACAACCTGCTGTGCCTGCACCCGATTGTGTGGAACTGCACGATGTGCTTTTTTATAAAGACCTGCTAAAACTGACCATTCAACACCACGAAATAGCACTTACCGTTCGCGAAGCCGAACTGCTGGACTTTTTATTTAAAAACCAGAACCGCATTTTAAAACGCGAAGAAATATTGCAACAGTTGTGGGGCGAGAATGATTACTTCCTGGGCCGTAGCCTGGATGTGTTTGTTTCGCGCCTGCGCAAACATTTAAGCCGGTCTAAGAAAATAGCCATTAACAACGTGTATGGTGTAGGCTTCGTCTTTTCCTGCTGA
- a CDS encoding sensor histidine kinase: MRSTQRAHRMKKSSLTTYKLISILSLLILSSVQFFLVYNTYELKNQQYYLSEKTIISDEYAQSIRNDKAFPGGAAIIDKYIQGSMHEIESLHNRKAPNFNQFKEQLLNNMFAELRQKNNMDSLLQAIQKKQHLNPYLKYLLTISKLDVAFQGNSYVPLYTSQQYYHGIDSAIQTVNGIVIGGTLEHGNDHNRVIALTVSSASNYSYRITFNLYVDSYNRRLAILNQMMPTFGLSLFAILSVVLLFFITFRNWIKQKKIAEMKSDFVNSITHEFHTPLAAIIVANKNLQNDKVIENRGNIKPLTDIIQRQSDRLKTLFEQVLDITSRQNLQLQKKEHALHVLLEDILLDYRLKITDETILLTFNKNAADDTIKADAFWLTTMLDNIFDNAIKYNASSSKKIDVSTYNEGNRLLLVIEDNGIGMSPEIKKHIFEKFYRHPGVLKHTTGLGLGLFYVKLCIDAHEWHIEIESTPEQGSRFIIIIPQ; this comes from the coding sequence ATGCGAAGTACCCAACGCGCCCACCGCATGAAAAAATCGTCACTGACTACTTATAAACTCATTAGTATATTAAGCCTGCTGATACTTTCCAGTGTACAGTTTTTCCTGGTATACAATACCTACGAGCTAAAAAACCAGCAATACTATTTATCGGAAAAGACCATTATCAGCGACGAATACGCCCAAAGCATCCGTAACGATAAAGCCTTTCCCGGCGGGGCAGCCATTATAGACAAGTATATCCAGGGCAGCATGCACGAAATAGAAAGCCTGCATAATCGTAAAGCACCCAATTTCAATCAGTTTAAAGAACAGCTGTTAAACAACATGTTTGCCGAGCTGCGCCAGAAAAATAACATGGACAGCCTGCTACAGGCCATTCAAAAAAAACAACACCTGAATCCCTATCTCAAATACCTGCTTACCATCAGCAAGCTGGATGTGGCCTTCCAGGGAAACAGTTATGTTCCCTTGTATACCAGCCAACAGTATTATCATGGCATTGACTCGGCCATTCAAACAGTAAACGGTATTGTGATTGGTGGCACACTGGAACATGGCAACGATCACAACCGGGTAATAGCACTTACTGTTAGCAGTGCTTCTAACTATAGCTACCGCATTACGTTTAACCTGTATGTGGATAGCTATAACAGGCGACTGGCTATTTTAAATCAAATGATGCCCACCTTTGGGTTGTCTTTGTTCGCTATTTTGTCGGTAGTGCTGTTGTTCTTTATTACTTTCCGAAACTGGATCAAGCAAAAAAAGATTGCAGAAATGAAATCGGATTTTGTAAACAGCATCACCCACGAGTTTCACACACCGCTGGCCGCAATTATAGTAGCCAATAAAAACCTGCAAAATGATAAAGTGATAGAAAACCGCGGCAACATTAAACCCCTTACGGATATTATTCAACGGCAGAGCGACCGGCTGAAAACCCTGTTTGAGCAAGTGCTGGATATTACCAGCCGGCAAAACCTGCAGCTGCAAAAAAAGGAACACGCTTTGCATGTGTTGCTGGAAGACATACTACTGGACTACCGCTTAAAAATTACCGATGAAACCATACTGCTTACATTTAACAAAAATGCCGCAGACGATACTATTAAGGCCGATGCCTTCTGGCTTACCACCATGCTGGACAATATCTTTGACAATGCTATTAAGTACAATGCCAGCAGCAGTAAAAAGATAGACGTATCTACCTACAACGAAGGCAACCGGTTATTGCTGGTAATAGAAGACAACGGCATTGGCATGTCGCCCGAAATAAAAAAACACATCTTTGAAAAGTTCTATCGCCATCCCGGTGTTTTAAAGCACACCACCGGCTTAGGCCTGGGCTTGTTTTATGTAAAGCTTTGCATAGATGCGCACGAATGGCATATTGAAATAGAGAGTACACCTGAACAGGGAAGCAGGTTTATTATTATCATACCCCAATAA
- a CDS encoding SusC/RagA family TonB-linked outer membrane protein translates to MRRKHLPGAARLRVRVFLLLLFTSSAALPVMAQKKTTIGQVITVSGRVKDALDNKMLNVSVSVPGTGQHTLTDKDGLFSLAAHQGDSLAFSFVGYNTQTFLINERIVFEVTLEAVSGSLNDVVVVGFGKQKKVSLVGAQSSVNVEELQQPVANLSSMLAGRIAGVIGVQRTGEPGADAADIWIRGISTFGSNNAKPLILVDGIERDLNSFDPQDIQSFSVLKDASATAVYGVRGANGVILIKTKSGKVGKTTFNVNYNESITAFTRTPELADGITYMNLTNEAMLASGQTPKYAQDYIDKTASGVDPYVYPNVDWMNAVFDKTGKNRRLNVSSRGGTSNANYYVSLAYYDEKGMLKTDGLSNYDASTRFKRYNFTSNLNLALTAHTKFELGLQGYISNTNYPGVTSQDAFSQAMQITPVAYPVMYPGNFVPGQSSNGDQRNPYADITQRGYRSQFKNQVFSNVKLLQDFDFWVKGLSAYFLYSFDVLNEHNIDRVRLRSTYFVDQVNPRKDDGSLNLVLTHEGSDALSYARVNGGNRRFYLESAINYDRDFGKHHVSGLLLYNQNDYTYAFATDLVGSIPYRYRGYAGRATYAWNNKYFAEFNFGYNGSENFAPDRRYGFFPSFGVGWVVSSEDFFEPFKNSFQFFKLRYSNGTVGAGGATNELSLIDRFLFQTFVESTPGYTFGSTRQNPMLGVGISSYGVDVTWATSHKQDLGIEFKTLHNNLSVTVDLFKEHRTGVFLQRGSLASFAGLSQNPWGNLGIIDNKGIDLTIESGMLKVGNTFWTLRGNLTYAKDRLIENDQPTPKYAYMDRRGSNALSIYGYEAVGLFQSQDEISKSPNQSGIGNPRVGDIRYKDMNGDGIIDAYDVHRIGNGDVPNMVYGGGFNVNWKGFSFGAFFQGTSGADRIIAGDGIIPFNNGTGADRSNLYAIAADRWTEANPNPNAFYPRLAYGSTANKNNTLTSTWWLKDMDFVRLKTIDFGYTFPKSTLNSIGVKNLRVYFQGVNILTFSKFKLWDSELNTSNGTKYPNIKTFAIGLQATLQ, encoded by the coding sequence ATGAGAAGAAAACATCTCCCCGGAGCGGCACGCCTTCGTGTGCGTGTGTTTCTTTTACTGCTTTTTACATCATCGGCAGCACTTCCGGTAATGGCACAGAAAAAAACAACCATCGGCCAGGTAATTACAGTCAGTGGCCGGGTGAAAGATGCGTTGGACAATAAAATGCTCAACGTAAGTGTATCGGTTCCGGGAACGGGCCAGCACACCCTTACCGATAAAGATGGCCTTTTTAGCCTGGCAGCCCACCAAGGCGATTCCCTCGCTTTTTCTTTTGTGGGCTATAACACACAAACCTTCCTGATAAACGAACGCATTGTGTTTGAAGTAACACTGGAAGCGGTATCGGGCAGTTTAAATGATGTGGTGGTAGTAGGTTTTGGTAAACAGAAAAAGGTAAGCCTGGTGGGGGCGCAGTCGTCGGTGAATGTAGAAGAACTACAGCAACCGGTGGCCAACCTGAGCTCTATGCTGGCCGGCCGTATTGCGGGTGTAATAGGCGTGCAGCGTACCGGCGAGCCGGGTGCTGATGCGGCCGACATCTGGATACGCGGCATTTCTACCTTTGGCAGCAATAACGCCAAGCCATTGATACTGGTAGATGGTATTGAGCGTGATTTAAACAGTTTTGATCCGCAGGATATCCAGTCCTTCTCCGTATTAAAAGACGCTTCTGCTACTGCTGTATATGGCGTAAGAGGTGCGAACGGGGTTATTTTAATTAAAACCAAGTCGGGCAAAGTGGGTAAAACCACTTTCAATGTTAATTACAACGAAAGCATTACCGCTTTTACCCGCACACCCGAACTGGCAGATGGTATCACCTACATGAACCTTACCAATGAGGCTATGTTAGCCAGTGGTCAAACGCCTAAATATGCACAGGATTATATTGACAAAACGGCATCAGGTGTTGACCCTTATGTATACCCGAATGTAGACTGGATGAATGCGGTGTTTGATAAAACCGGTAAAAACAGGCGGTTGAATGTAAGCAGCCGCGGTGGCACCAGCAATGCCAATTATTATGTGTCGCTGGCTTACTATGATGAAAAAGGGATGCTGAAAACAGACGGCTTAAGTAACTACGATGCCAGCACCCGGTTTAAGCGTTATAACTTTACCAGCAACCTGAACCTGGCCCTTACCGCACATACTAAATTTGAGCTGGGCTTGCAGGGCTATATCTCCAATACCAATTATCCTGGTGTTACTTCGCAGGATGCATTTTCGCAGGCCATGCAAATTACACCGGTAGCTTACCCGGTAATGTATCCGGGCAATTTTGTACCGGGCCAGAGTTCTAACGGCGACCAGCGTAATCCGTATGCGGATATTACACAAAGGGGCTACCGCTCACAGTTTAAAAACCAGGTGTTTTCTAACGTGAAGCTGTTACAGGACTTTGATTTTTGGGTAAAGGGTTTATCTGCTTACTTCCTGTATTCGTTTGATGTATTGAATGAACATAACATAGATCGTGTTCGTTTAAGAAGCACCTATTTTGTAGACCAGGTAAATCCGCGCAAGGACGACGGTTCTTTAAACCTGGTGTTAACCCATGAAGGTTCTGATGCGTTAAGCTATGCCAGGGTAAACGGCGGTAACAGAAGATTTTACCTGGAATCGGCCATTAACTACGACCGCGATTTTGGTAAGCACCATGTAAGTGGTTTATTGTTGTATAACCAGAATGATTATACCTATGCTTTTGCTACCGACCTGGTGGGTTCTATACCCTATCGTTACCGGGGCTATGCGGGCAGGGCTACTTACGCATGGAATAACAAATACTTTGCAGAGTTTAACTTCGGTTATAACGGATCGGAAAACTTTGCTCCTGACAGACGTTATGGTTTCTTCCCCTCTTTTGGTGTTGGTTGGGTAGTGTCTTCGGAAGACTTTTTTGAGCCATTCAAAAATAGTTTCCAGTTTTTCAAACTGCGTTACTCTAATGGTACGGTTGGTGCAGGCGGTGCTACCAATGAGTTGAGCCTGATAGATCGCTTTTTGTTTCAAACGTTTGTGGAGTCAACACCTGGTTACACGTTTGGTAGTACCCGTCAGAACCCGATGCTGGGTGTAGGTATCAGCAGTTATGGCGTGGATGTTACCTGGGCCACTTCGCATAAACAGGATTTAGGTATTGAATTTAAAACACTGCATAACAATTTATCTGTAACGGTAGATCTGTTTAAAGAACACAGAACCGGTGTGTTTTTACAAAGAGGAAGTTTGGCCAGCTTTGCTGGCTTAAGTCAAAATCCATGGGGTAACCTGGGCATTATTGATAACAAAGGTATTGACTTAACCATTGAGTCGGGAATGCTGAAAGTAGGCAACACTTTCTGGACGCTGCGTGGCAACCTTACCTATGCCAAAGACAGGTTGATAGAGAACGACCAGCCTACTCCTAAATATGCTTATATGGATCGCAGGGGTAGCAACGCCTTATCTATTTACGGATATGAAGCCGTAGGCCTGTTTCAAAGCCAGGACGAAATTTCCAAAAGTCCTAACCAATCGGGCATTGGCAACCCGCGTGTAGGGGATATCCGCTACAAGGATATGAATGGCGACGGTATTATTGATGCCTATGATGTACACCGCATTGGTAATGGTGATGTGCCTAATATGGTATATGGCGGCGGGTTTAATGTAAACTGGAAAGGGTTTAGTTTCGGCGCATTCTTCCAGGGTACCAGCGGGGCTGACAGGATTATTGCGGGCGATGGTATTATTCCGTTTAACAATGGTACCGGTGCCGACAGAAGCAACCTGTATGCTATTGCTGCCGACAGGTGGACAGAAGCCAATCCTAACCCCAATGCCTTTTATCCAAGGCTGGCTTATGGCAGCACTGCCAATAAGAACAATACGCTTACCAGCACCTGGTGGTTAAAGGATATGGATTTTGTACGCTTAAAAACAATAGACTTTGGCTACACTTTTCCTAAGTCTACTTTAAACAGCATTGGTGTTAAAAACCTGCGTGTATACTTCCAGGGTGTAAACATACTCACCTTCAGCAAATTCAAATTATGGGATTCAGAACTGAACACGAGTAACGGAACCAAGTATCCGAATATCAAAACATTTGCTATCGGTTTACAGGCCACTTTACAATAA
- a CDS encoding RagB/SusD family nutrient uptake outer membrane protein: protein MMRKKYSIYILAALLVAAPSCQKKFLDQVPDDRLTTDDIFTRQSTTESFLADVYSAVPDEATQRFVAGYNTTAGPWTGAADEAKYSWDNNTANSVILGTISTTDGWYSTLWSRYYKGIRNAGYFMANVDKATILGSALIKQYKAEARALRAMYYYYLVRMFGPVVLTGDNPISPDASFDDVQLPRNSFDDCINYIVSELDAAKPNLLVVPSDRNFGRITQGIAMAFKEQALLLAASPLYNGNTDYAALKNADGTQLINQTYTADKWKKAADAAKAFIDEFVPSVYDLYEKNDADGKFSAYLSCRDVMLTDWNKEWILARPVGNISFWQYDKTPYHNGFNGDVKGGGALAVTQEMVDAYFTANGRSITDGASGYVATGFSSFKAPFDNASRNTYNQWANREPRFYVGVTYDGSRWLNTDYGDVITSTQYSGNSGIKVSGSDHSATGYMVRKNLSLGKWSDESRSLVLFRLANIYLDYVEALNEATPGNENVVKYLNLIRKRAGIPLYGEGTDALDIPATQEAMREAIRKERRVELAFENVRFFDTRRWKIAEQTDAGPKYGLNINADGTNFYNKVVVETRVFAKKHYLLPIPQSEIDKDKQLVQNTGW, encoded by the coding sequence ATGATGCGCAAAAAATACTCCATATATATACTCGCTGCTTTATTGGTGGCAGCGCCTTCCTGCCAGAAAAAGTTCCTGGACCAGGTGCCGGACGACCGTTTAACTACGGATGATATTTTTACCAGGCAATCTACTACCGAATCGTTCCTGGCCGATGTGTACAGTGCCGTTCCGGACGAAGCTACACAGCGCTTTGTGGCGGGTTATAACACTACTGCAGGGCCGTGGACCGGTGCTGCTGATGAAGCCAAGTATTCGTGGGATAATAACACGGCCAACTCCGTTATATTAGGCACTATCAGCACTACAGATGGCTGGTACAGCACTTTGTGGAGCCGTTATTACAAAGGCATTCGCAATGCCGGTTATTTTATGGCCAATGTAGATAAAGCCACTATACTGGGCTCGGCATTGATTAAGCAATACAAAGCCGAAGCCAGGGCTTTACGTGCTATGTATTACTATTACCTGGTACGCATGTTTGGCCCGGTAGTGCTTACGGGCGACAATCCTATTTCGCCTGATGCTTCTTTTGATGATGTTCAGCTGCCACGTAACAGTTTTGATGATTGTATCAATTACATTGTTAGCGAGCTGGATGCAGCTAAACCTAACCTGCTGGTGGTGCCCAGTGATCGCAACTTTGGCAGAATTACTCAGGGCATTGCTATGGCGTTTAAAGAGCAGGCTTTGCTACTGGCCGCCAGCCCGTTGTATAATGGCAATACGGATTATGCAGCTTTAAAAAATGCGGATGGTACACAACTAATCAATCAAACTTATACGGCCGATAAATGGAAGAAAGCGGCAGATGCTGCCAAGGCCTTTATTGATGAGTTTGTTCCTTCTGTGTATGATTTATATGAAAAAAATGACGCAGATGGTAAGTTCAGCGCTTATTTGTCGTGCAGGGATGTAATGCTTACCGATTGGAACAAAGAGTGGATACTGGCACGGCCGGTGGGTAATATCAGCTTCTGGCAATACGATAAAACGCCTTATCACAATGGTTTTAATGGTGATGTAAAAGGCGGCGGTGCGCTGGCGGTTACGCAGGAAATGGTGGATGCCTATTTTACTGCTAATGGACGTTCTATTACGGATGGGGCTTCTGGTTATGTAGCTACAGGCTTTTCTTCTTTTAAAGCGCCATTCGATAATGCGTCGCGCAACACCTACAACCAGTGGGCTAACCGCGAACCACGTTTTTATGTGGGCGTTACCTACGATGGCAGCCGTTGGCTGAATACAGATTATGGTGATGTGATCACCAGTACGCAATATTCCGGCAACTCCGGTATTAAAGTATCCGGTTCTGACCATAGCGCTACCGGGTATATGGTGCGTAAAAATTTATCGTTGGGTAAGTGGAGCGATGAAAGCCGTTCGCTGGTATTGTTCCGACTGGCCAATATTTACCTGGATTATGTAGAAGCTTTAAATGAAGCCACGCCTGGTAATGAAAACGTGGTGAAATATCTGAACCTGATAAGGAAGCGTGCAGGCATTCCTTTATATGGGGAGGGCACCGATGCGCTGGATATACCTGCTACACAGGAGGCGATGCGGGAAGCTATACGGAAAGAAAGAAGAGTGGAGCTGGCATTTGAAAACGTACGCTTCTTTGATACGCGTCGCTGGAAAATAGCCGAACAAACAGATGCGGGCCCTAAATACGGTTTAAATATTAATGCAGATGGCACCAACTTTTACAACAAAGTGGTAGTAGAAACCCGTGTGTTTGCGAAGAAGCATTACCTGCTGCCCATACCGCAATCTGAAATTGATAAAGACAAGCAACTTGTTCAAAACACCGGATGGTAA